The Antarcticibacterium sp. 1MA-6-2 genome has a window encoding:
- a CDS encoding ATP-binding protein, with protein sequence MNNNQTIEKLKQMRLGAMAQLHLQHVKNNELNDITADKYLALLTDHEWEDRQNRKIDRLFKQANFRQKASLAEVNYASNRNLDRNMFVGLGSLDFIAKKENLILT encoded by the coding sequence ATGAATAACAATCAGACTATTGAAAAACTAAAACAAATGCGACTGGGGGCTATGGCTCAGCTACACCTTCAGCATGTAAAGAACAATGAATTAAACGATATCACTGCCGATAAATATCTTGCACTACTCACAGACCATGAGTGGGAGGATCGCCAGAACCGGAAGATAGATCGTCTTTTTAAACAAGCAAACTTTAGACAGAAAGCAAGTCTTGCTGAAGTAAACTACGCCTCCAATCGTAACCTCGACAGGAACATGTTTGTTGGTCTGGGATCCCTGGATTTTATAGCTAAAAAGGAAAACCTTATACTGACTTAG
- a CDS encoding SocA family protein, with amino-acid sequence MEKVINILTYLYRNYPNSNQLSYSRTMKILYLIEWRFAITKFEKLTDINWTLTRFGPYYDKLIQIFEDSQNFDIITKFDDHNNQLLIIKFLRKSEKLPLKEDTEEVIDFVIKHVSELKWSELNNIVNSTYGVINSKSNEIIDVVQLAKKYKNV; translated from the coding sequence ATGGAAAAGGTGATTAATATATTAACATATTTATATAGGAACTATCCTAATTCCAATCAATTGTCCTATTCAAGAACAATGAAGATACTATATCTAATTGAATGGAGGTTTGCTATAACCAAATTTGAAAAACTTACAGATATAAATTGGACTCTTACCCGGTTTGGACCTTATTATGATAAACTTATTCAGATTTTTGAGGACTCTCAAAATTTTGATATTATCACAAAATTTGACGATCATAATAACCAGCTTTTGATAATTAAGTTTTTAAGAAAGTCAGAAAAATTACCACTTAAAGAAGACACGGAAGAAGTTATTGATTTTGTAATAAAACATGTGTCAGAATTGAAATGGTCTGAATTGAATAACATTGTTAATTCCACATATGGTGTAATTAATAGTAAATCAAATGAAATTATTGACGTCGTTCAATTAGCTAAGAAATATAAAAACGTTTAA
- a CDS encoding conjugal transfer protein, with the protein MYDNTNFISLAKSLIESAKQTTQLLKTVEFLRTQKENIERVNDVIRQLKAVRELTRNNQILFDTVRDDLREILNSPYIKPEEIARISDSFNAIMENSLEDLDFIDKILTSDYFKMSDAERAQVLRERELQSKEMVAEITLKTKRYNDIISFREMQDKINNRTINY; encoded by the coding sequence GTGTATGACAATACCAATTTTATCAGCCTCGCCAAATCCTTAATTGAATCGGCAAAGCAAACCACGCAACTGCTGAAAACCGTAGAATTTCTTCGGACGCAGAAAGAGAATATCGAGCGGGTAAACGATGTGATAAGGCAGTTAAAAGCAGTAAGGGAACTCACCCGCAATAACCAGATCCTCTTTGATACGGTTCGGGATGATTTACGGGAAATACTTAATTCCCCATATATAAAACCGGAAGAGATTGCCAGAATCTCCGATTCTTTTAACGCCATTATGGAAAACTCCCTGGAAGATCTTGATTTTATCGATAAGATTTTAACCAGTGACTATTTTAAAATGAGTGATGCAGAAAGGGCGCAAGTACTTAGGGAAAGAGAACTACAATCTAAAGAAATGGTTGCAGAGATCACACTAAAAACAAAACGCTATAACGACATCATTTCCTTTAGAGAGATGCAGGATAAGATCAATAACAGGACTATAAATTACTAA
- the traM gene encoding conjugative transposon protein TraM, whose product MKIDKKKIVFGAVLATIVLFIVAYSVLIFGEVSEEPSELKNTLVPELQQEQEDFKSKLDALNALKEVRETTTPSIYDEKYLDSMGYYDPDFPQREKGRILDSIYEHNPNNYEDYGFENEFYEEEWDTQFEADIQEVPDPSQASPKPQEMGLAHQLFYASTFPVEEETTKTHHTDISIMVEVDGNQVVQAGYRLKMRLKHSTMINNIQFPANTPVYGFISFQPNRALIEIEHIAHYPVKLKAYDLQDGSEGIYVENNIRADASKEVIGDIIQDINVAGVPQVGGLKQLFQRNNRNIKVQVTNNYKLILKRN is encoded by the coding sequence ATGAAAATTGATAAAAAGAAAATTGTCTTTGGCGCTGTACTAGCCACCATTGTATTATTTATAGTGGCCTACAGTGTACTAATCTTCGGAGAGGTTAGTGAAGAACCCTCGGAATTAAAAAACACTCTAGTGCCCGAACTTCAGCAAGAGCAGGAAGATTTTAAATCTAAGCTTGATGCGCTAAATGCTTTAAAGGAGGTGAGGGAAACTACAACTCCAAGCATTTATGATGAAAAATACCTGGATTCTATGGGGTATTATGATCCTGATTTTCCGCAGCGAGAAAAGGGAAGAATCTTAGATAGCATTTATGAACACAATCCTAACAACTACGAAGATTATGGCTTTGAAAATGAATTTTATGAAGAAGAATGGGATACACAATTTGAAGCGGATATTCAGGAGGTTCCAGATCCGTCGCAAGCTTCTCCAAAACCACAGGAAATGGGGCTAGCGCATCAATTATTTTATGCTTCTACTTTTCCAGTAGAGGAGGAGACCACAAAAACTCATCATACTGATATTTCTATTATGGTTGAAGTAGATGGTAACCAGGTTGTTCAGGCCGGGTACCGCTTAAAGATGAGATTGAAACATAGCACTATGATCAATAATATCCAGTTCCCTGCAAACACTCCTGTTTATGGATTCATCAGTTTTCAACCGAACAGGGCTTTGATTGAAATTGAACACATAGCGCATTATCCCGTAAAGTTAAAAGCTTATGATCTCCAGGATGGGAGTGAAGGGATTTATGTTGAAAATAATATTCGAGCAGATGCCAGTAAGGAAGTGATAGGTGATATTATCCAAGACATAAATGTTGCAGGAGTACCACAGGTAGGAGGGCTTAAGCAACTTTTTCAGCGAAACAATAGAAATATTAAGGTGCAGGTCACCAATAATTATAAACTCATTTTAAAAAGAAACTAA
- a CDS encoding response regulator: MNFILIDDDPVTNLINKKIIQIACGDKVKTITTFLNPEKALEYLKTIPFYKTGEYILFLDINMPEMNAWQFLDHLGNQNDFKINILSSSITNADLNKAENHKLVRDYIYKPLSVPKLKNVYTNLWETSLSA; encoded by the coding sequence ATGAATTTCATTTTAATCGATGATGATCCGGTAACGAATCTTATCAACAAAAAGATTATTCAAATAGCCTGTGGAGATAAGGTAAAAACTATCACCACCTTCCTGAATCCGGAGAAAGCCCTCGAATATCTTAAAACGATTCCTTTTTACAAGACCGGGGAATACATCCTATTCTTAGATATAAATATGCCTGAAATGAATGCCTGGCAATTTCTTGATCATCTCGGTAATCAGAATGATTTTAAAATTAATATTCTTTCCTCTTCCATAACCAATGCCGATCTAAATAAAGCAGAAAACCATAAATTGGTAAGAGACTATATCTACAAACCTCTTTCAGTTCCTAAATTAAAAAATGTATACACCAATCTCTGGGAAACAAGCTTAAGTGCCTGA
- a CDS encoding ATP-binding protein, with translation MMEYKTIYSNTARLFKKLKLSKIDGTYLKELNKLLKADLLILDDFGLQAFDNHARETLMDIIDDRYNKTSTILSSQIPVSAWYDIIGEGTIADAILDRIVNSSHRIDLKGESLRKRVLKNE, from the coding sequence ATGATGGAATATAAAACCATCTACTCGAACACTGCCCGTCTATTTAAGAAGTTAAAACTCAGTAAAATTGATGGAACCTATCTCAAGGAATTAAATAAATTACTTAAAGCAGATCTGCTCATCCTTGATGATTTTGGACTTCAAGCCTTCGACAATCATGCAAGAGAGACCTTAATGGATATAATCGATGACCGATACAATAAAACATCTACCATATTATCCTCTCAAATACCAGTATCTGCATGGTACGATATTATAGGGGAAGGAACTATTGCTGATGCAATCCTGGACAGGATAGTAAACTCCTCACATAGGATAGATCTCAAAGGAGAATCATTAAGAAAAAGAGTTCTGAAAAACGAGTAA
- a CDS encoding serine protease, whose protein sequence is MRNALLFFTMVFFLVSCEKKPPSPDELYEKYRGSVVLIKNEYYHKAILDNDLEFYFTEGPEGIELFMEEEEARDNSMIAYGSGFFIDSEGKIATNRHVVYPEGDFRVFQLIDDYISNLRNEMKADYTSNTERMEKLSSYYNEYFDYLGYSERSELEEEYEELQEENKVIEEVFPKLEFNERASKIELVQVDLSIAYDNTFVEDDDDYISCIPIRKSEREEIDLAIIQLKNKRTPAEITSFFKLPSLEELPQVKMSEDIYMIGYNQGVNLAQTKEGVKSQFTTGNVSQDPDSDRILYSIPTLGGSSGSPIFNSWGDLIAVNFAKTRDYQGFSFGVPSKKPGATLQGYTADGSRNKVSLNSR, encoded by the coding sequence ATGAGAAATGCACTATTGTTTTTTACAATGGTTTTTTTTCTGGTTTCCTGTGAAAAAAAGCCGCCGTCTCCTGATGAACTATATGAAAAATACAGAGGGAGTGTAGTTTTAATTAAGAATGAATATTACCATAAAGCTATTCTTGATAATGATTTAGAATTTTACTTTACGGAAGGCCCTGAGGGGATTGAACTTTTTATGGAGGAAGAGGAAGCCAGGGATAATTCAATGATCGCCTATGGCTCGGGATTTTTTATCGATTCCGAAGGGAAGATTGCCACAAACAGACATGTAGTCTACCCGGAAGGGGACTTTCGGGTTTTCCAACTTATTGATGATTATATCTCGAATCTTAGAAATGAGATGAAAGCTGACTATACCTCTAATACTGAGCGAATGGAAAAACTTTCCAGCTATTATAATGAATATTTTGATTACCTGGGTTATAGTGAACGCAGTGAATTAGAGGAAGAATATGAGGAATTACAAGAAGAAAATAAGGTGATAGAAGAGGTTTTTCCGAAACTTGAATTTAATGAAAGAGCTTCTAAAATTGAACTTGTTCAGGTGGACCTTTCAATTGCCTATGACAATACCTTTGTTGAGGATGATGATGATTATATAAGTTGTATACCGATCAGAAAATCGGAAAGGGAGGAAATAGACCTTGCTATTATCCAATTGAAGAATAAACGAACGCCTGCAGAAATCACCAGTTTTTTTAAACTTCCGTCACTGGAGGAACTACCGCAGGTAAAAATGAGCGAGGATATTTATATGATAGGATATAATCAGGGGGTGAATCTTGCTCAAACCAAAGAGGGTGTTAAATCGCAATTCACAACAGGTAATGTTAGCCAGGATCCGGATTCAGATAGGATTTTATATTCTATACCAACTCTGGGAGGTTCAAGCGGCAGCCCCATTTTTAACTCCTGGGGAGATTTGATCGCGGTGAACTTTGCTAAAACAAGAGATTACCAAGGGTTTAGTTTTGGGGTGCCGAGTAAAAAACCTGGTGCAACTTTACAAGGATATACCGCTGACGGAAGCCGAAACAAGGTTAGCCTCAACTCCAGGTGA
- a CDS encoding YegP family protein, with amino-acid sequence MGKFEIKKDKAGEFRFNLKAGNGQVILSSEGYKAKPSCMNGIESVRTNSQSDERFERKETATGHRFNLKSTNGQVIGTSEVYTTVSAMENGIASVKKNAPDATIDDNS; translated from the coding sequence ATGGGTAAATTTGAGATTAAAAAAGACAAAGCGGGGGAATTCCGTTTTAACCTAAAGGCCGGAAATGGCCAGGTTATTTTAAGCAGTGAAGGCTACAAAGCGAAGCCTTCCTGTATGAATGGGATAGAATCTGTTCGCACCAATTCCCAGTCTGATGAACGTTTTGAACGAAAAGAAACGGCCACAGGGCATAGATTTAACCTGAAATCCACCAACGGACAGGTTATTGGTACCAGCGAAGTGTATACTACCGTATCTGCTATGGAGAACGGAATCGCATCGGTAAAAAAGAATGCGCCCGATGCTACAATAGATGATAATTCTTAA
- a CDS encoding DUF4138 domain-containing protein, whose amino-acid sequence MFSDSKAEKELADKDPYYHDFSSQLLRSKQRIGKLRKRKDGVELKIQNIVFHNSELYFVLEINNNSPIDYEPAFLDISVETRKQGRKKSIQKLPVSPVYKHLVPEIIPQKKTNRFVYVLPKFSIAEDKIVVIDLKEQQGERDIKLKIKKRFVNNPN is encoded by the coding sequence TTGTTTTCAGATTCTAAAGCTGAAAAAGAATTAGCAGATAAAGATCCCTATTACCACGATTTTAGTTCACAATTATTAAGAAGCAAACAAAGAATTGGCAAGCTGAGAAAGCGCAAAGATGGAGTGGAATTAAAAATTCAGAATATAGTGTTCCATAATTCGGAATTGTATTTTGTGCTGGAAATTAATAATAATTCTCCCATAGATTACGAACCTGCCTTTTTGGATATTTCTGTGGAAACAAGGAAACAGGGAAGAAAGAAGTCAATCCAGAAATTGCCTGTTTCTCCAGTATATAAACATCTGGTACCGGAGATAATTCCTCAGAAAAAGACCAATCGATTTGTATACGTTCTACCCAAATTCTCCATTGCTGAAGATAAAATTGTAGTAATTGACCTAAAAGAGCAACAAGGCGAAAGAGATATAAAACTTAAAATAAAAAAGCGATTTGTTAATAATCCTAATTAA
- a CDS encoding TraG family conjugative transposon ATPase: MSKINLSSTPPIADTHGNMVFAANGNVVLAFETVLPEIYSLSENDFEEIHSAWFQSLKSLPTGTVVHKQDVYFKRNYSAEKLPNHTFLEKATHSYFKGREHLEHRSYFFFIHTKNKSFNHPKYVNPFKKVSRNVPGDLDDNLKRFQNSVNDAVSFLNNSRKLELIPLTEKEINSLSTKYFNGFQEGFDTNILLDKNNISIGDNHFDVLAVNSELCFGESVQSSKTNDKFTSDDFVFHQGFIDGLGLNLKENHIVNQVIYLDDRQKWRKLLDAKVEELNKSSNFGSQNKVVLKKIQHILDQINNDDTSRIIRGHLNVIYWDKDRSNLSSINARIKTEFKLLDIVPYYPKGEERKNYFLNSYFCFSSNFSNEDLYVTDLKHALCLFINNSNYKSDAKGIIFNDREYNIPVLKDVWDESKKRIKARNFAIFAPTGEGKSFLANNILRQYFESGVRLVIIDLGGSYTKFAKLYPNDYTILRYENGKSLGINPFYISSPCDLTADRLEDLSEFLFELFASDFKVTKAQSVSIKKILLDYYENFTGKYSLQSFYQYIERHRVDLLDYLKIHPDYFNINNFLHIMSEYVENGIYSFLFEVGEDQTYKIEDKRLIVFELDEVKDNKEILSVMLKLIKSAIQRTIWKNRAEKGIILFDEFAKQLKFENVLESVEFYYQAIRKQNGAIGIVLQSINQLPNNSTSASILENTQVIYSLRNEKGYEELQKRLNLSSHDLNQLKSIKNNFIGERKYTEIFIKIGKQSNVFRLEVPKEVYAAYLTDGEENEAILQLYEKHGNMEKAIQEFTSKT, encoded by the coding sequence ATGAGCAAGATTAATCTTTCTTCTACACCACCCATCGCTGATACACATGGAAATATGGTTTTTGCTGCCAATGGGAATGTAGTATTGGCTTTTGAGACGGTATTACCGGAGATCTATAGTTTATCAGAAAATGATTTTGAAGAAATTCATAGTGCCTGGTTTCAATCCTTAAAATCGCTACCCACGGGAACAGTAGTTCATAAACAGGATGTTTATTTTAAAAGAAACTATTCGGCAGAGAAATTACCAAACCATACATTTTTGGAAAAAGCTACCCATTCTTATTTCAAAGGCAGGGAACATTTAGAACATCGTAGTTATTTCTTCTTTATTCATACAAAGAACAAATCTTTCAATCATCCAAAATATGTAAATCCCTTTAAAAAAGTGAGCAGGAATGTTCCTGGAGACCTGGATGATAACTTAAAGAGATTTCAGAATTCAGTAAATGATGCGGTTTCTTTTTTAAACAATAGCCGAAAGCTGGAGCTTATTCCTCTTACTGAGAAAGAAATTAATAGTCTCTCCACTAAATATTTTAATGGTTTTCAGGAAGGATTTGATACCAATATTTTACTGGATAAAAATAACATCAGTATAGGTGACAATCATTTTGACGTGCTGGCGGTAAACAGTGAGTTGTGCTTTGGAGAAAGTGTTCAAAGTAGCAAAACCAACGATAAGTTTACCTCAGACGATTTTGTGTTTCATCAGGGTTTTATTGACGGACTGGGACTTAATTTAAAGGAAAACCATATTGTAAACCAGGTCATCTACCTCGATGATCGCCAAAAATGGAGAAAACTACTTGATGCGAAAGTAGAAGAACTCAATAAGAGCTCAAATTTTGGTTCACAGAACAAAGTGGTATTGAAGAAAATCCAGCATATTCTGGACCAGATAAATAACGATGACACCTCCAGAATTATCCGTGGGCATTTAAATGTGATTTATTGGGATAAAGATCGTAGTAATCTTTCTTCGATTAATGCCAGGATAAAAACTGAATTTAAACTCCTGGACATAGTTCCTTATTATCCAAAAGGGGAGGAGCGCAAGAATTATTTTCTGAATAGCTACTTCTGTTTTTCTTCAAATTTCTCTAATGAGGATCTTTATGTAACCGATCTAAAGCACGCTCTATGCCTGTTTATTAATAACAGCAATTATAAATCAGATGCTAAAGGAATAATTTTTAATGACAGGGAATATAACATCCCGGTTTTAAAAGATGTGTGGGATGAAAGTAAGAAAAGAATAAAGGCCAGGAATTTTGCCATCTTCGCCCCTACAGGAGAAGGTAAATCTTTTCTGGCCAACAATATACTTCGACAATACTTTGAAAGTGGAGTTCGCCTGGTAATCATTGATCTTGGAGGGTCCTATACCAAGTTTGCAAAGCTTTATCCTAATGATTACACCATCCTGCGCTATGAGAACGGAAAGAGCCTCGGAATTAATCCTTTCTATATAAGCAGTCCTTGTGATCTCACTGCTGATAGGCTTGAGGACCTGTCTGAGTTTCTTTTTGAATTATTTGCTTCAGATTTTAAGGTTACAAAAGCGCAATCTGTTTCAATAAAAAAGATATTGCTTGATTACTATGAAAATTTTACTGGAAAGTACTCGCTCCAAAGCTTCTATCAATATATCGAGCGGCATAGGGTAGACCTGCTGGATTACCTTAAGATTCATCCGGATTACTTTAACATCAATAATTTCCTGCACATCATGTCAGAATATGTAGAAAATGGAATTTACAGTTTCTTATTTGAAGTAGGTGAGGACCAGACTTATAAGATTGAAGACAAACGCTTAATAGTTTTTGAATTAGATGAAGTGAAGGATAATAAAGAAATACTTTCAGTAATGCTAAAACTGATTAAATCGGCCATTCAAAGGACCATTTGGAAAAACAGGGCAGAGAAAGGAATTATTTTATTTGATGAATTCGCAAAGCAGCTAAAGTTTGAAAATGTATTAGAAAGCGTAGAGTTTTATTACCAGGCCATCAGAAAGCAGAATGGTGCTATTGGAATAGTTCTTCAGTCTATAAATCAGCTTCCTAATAACTCGACTTCTGCCAGTATTCTGGAAAATACACAGGTGATCTACAGCCTTCGCAATGAAAAAGGCTACGAGGAGCTTCAAAAGAGATTAAACCTCTCCAGTCACGATTTAAATCAGCTTAAATCAATAAAAAACAACTTCATAGGGGAAAGAAAGTACACAGAGATCTTTATCAAGATTGGGAAGCAGAGCAACGTTTTTCGGCTGGAAGTTCCCAAAGAAGTATACGCAGCATACCTCACGGATGGCGAAGAGAACGAAGCCATCCTGCAGCTCTATGAAAAACATGGAAATATGGAAAAAGCAATTCAGGAATTCACTTCTAAAACATAA
- a CDS encoding type I restriction enzyme HsdR N-terminal domain-containing protein — MDKDLWEEICFILTETIPSNVSEQIYENKVIRVFEKLGWSHYKKELTVRESIQFGAANRMCPDIIIRNSNAEPVCVIEIKKPTADLNFSGHRSQLASYMRMLRTPVGILVGDKFKVYTEMPESLVNEIYLVEEVPLRKSSEKGEDFVRTFKKSENIRESVNSYIQKGLNKLEKEQKKKAIETRINDPDFKDEISDWVREKLSEFYDPGVVAKILDDYEFEINSKGSSFQDFESSYSSVIHTSRNRADNLDSKRTKDGLKIGEYVQKNFREVFAENKLNSNDIQALQSPDYSKRVFNAGYPVLRNITQGRADHKGYNRYYKDVYGGKYYLSAQWNVSHWDAFEAWLKEIKRRGLP, encoded by the coding sequence ATGGATAAGGATTTGTGGGAAGAAATATGTTTTATTTTAACTGAAACAATTCCTTCCAATGTTTCTGAACAGATTTACGAAAACAAAGTTATAAGAGTCTTTGAGAAATTAGGGTGGAGCCATTATAAAAAGGAACTTACTGTTAGGGAATCAATTCAATTTGGAGCGGCTAATCGAATGTGCCCAGATATAATAATTCGAAACAGTAATGCTGAACCTGTTTGTGTTATTGAAATAAAGAAACCCACAGCTGATTTAAATTTTTCGGGCCATAGAAGTCAGCTTGCATCTTATATGAGGATGCTCAGGACGCCTGTTGGAATTTTGGTAGGGGATAAATTTAAGGTTTATACTGAAATGCCGGAATCATTGGTGAATGAAATCTACCTTGTTGAAGAAGTTCCACTAAGAAAATCCTCTGAAAAAGGAGAAGACTTTGTTCGCACGTTTAAAAAATCTGAAAATATCCGGGAATCCGTTAATTCCTATATTCAGAAGGGCTTAAATAAATTAGAAAAAGAGCAAAAGAAAAAAGCAATTGAAACCAGGATAAATGATCCCGATTTCAAGGATGAAATTTCAGATTGGGTAAGAGAAAAACTCAGTGAATTTTATGATCCCGGGGTGGTAGCAAAGATTTTGGATGATTATGAATTTGAGATTAATTCCAAGGGAAGCTCTTTCCAGGATTTTGAAAGTTCTTATTCATCGGTGATACATACTTCCCGGAACAGGGCCGATAATCTGGATTCAAAAAGAACAAAAGACGGACTTAAAATCGGAGAATATGTACAAAAGAACTTTAGAGAGGTATTTGCCGAAAATAAGCTAAACTCTAATGATATTCAGGCCCTGCAAAGTCCAGATTATTCCAAGAGGGTCTTTAATGCAGGATACCCTGTATTAAGAAATATTACCCAGGGTCGGGCTGATCACAAAGGCTATAACAGATATTACAAGGATGTTTATGGCGGGAAGTACTACCTGAGCGCCCAATGGAATGTTTCACACTGGGATGCTTTTGAGGCCTGGTTAAAGGAGATTAAGCGGAGGGGCTTGCCATAA
- a CDS encoding DUF1828 domain-containing protein, with translation MNLNKQILKEKLCSLMCTDVNIIQKNDHLLMIDTPFYFSDGDPYQIYIKEMPAGVIRLTDMGHTLMHLSYENDINKFRDGTRGKLFDLIVSEFELSENNGEFYIDDEINNLSKNIFRLGQALTKISDLTFLNRARAESTFYEDLTEQLYRIIDSDKVVQDYNFPLIDNPQDYPIDYYIKGKHAPLFLFGIPNRDKARLTTITLERLLRVKADFDSLLIFSDQSSIPKQDLARLSNAGGEMIASLDAEEDISRKILRKVG, from the coding sequence ATGAACTTGAATAAGCAAATATTAAAAGAGAAATTGTGTTCGCTTATGTGCACAGATGTTAATATCATTCAAAAGAATGATCATTTGCTTATGATTGATACTCCATTTTATTTTTCAGATGGTGACCCTTATCAGATCTATATTAAAGAAATGCCTGCAGGTGTTATCAGGCTTACAGATATGGGGCATACTTTAATGCATTTGAGTTACGAAAATGACATAAATAAGTTCCGGGATGGAACTAGAGGAAAATTATTTGATCTAATAGTTTCAGAGTTTGAACTTTCAGAAAACAATGGTGAATTTTACATAGATGATGAGATCAACAACTTAAGTAAAAATATATTTCGATTAGGACAAGCATTAACTAAAATTAGTGATCTTACTTTTTTAAATCGCGCTAGGGCGGAATCAACATTTTATGAAGATTTAACAGAACAGCTATATCGAATTATTGATTCTGATAAAGTGGTGCAAGATTACAATTTTCCATTAATTGACAATCCTCAAGATTATCCAATCGATTATTATATCAAAGGAAAACATGCACCTCTATTTTTATTTGGAATTCCTAACAGAGATAAAGCTAGGTTAACCACCATCACATTAGAAAGATTGCTTAGAGTAAAGGCTGATTTTGATAGTTTATTAATTTTTTCAGATCAATCAAGTATTCCAAAACAAGATCTAGCTCGGTTATCAAATGCAGGAGGAGAAATGATTGCATCTCTCGATGCTGAAGAAGATATCTCTCGTAAGATTTTAAGGAAAGTTGGATAA
- a CDS encoding DUF4113 domain-containing protein, with the protein MKQERLSNRYTSRIDEIIKIKCR; encoded by the coding sequence ATGAAACAGGAAAGATTGTCAAATCGATACACCAGCAGGATCGATGAGATTATTAAGATAAAGTGTAGATAG